ATAGTGGAAGTTTCCATTCATGACTTTAAACAGTATGAGGAATACAAAAAATTGACACCTGCGGCAATTGCGGCTTTTGATGGCAGGTTTGTTGTCCGTGGCGGACAATCAGAAACATTAGAGGGAAACTGGCAGCCTGAAAGAATGGTTATTTTGGAATTTCCGACAGTGGAACGTGCTAAAGAATGGTGGAGCTCAGAACTTTACTCTAAGGCAAAGGCGATCAGGCAGCGGTCTGCAAACACAAAAATGATCGTTGTACCCGGTGCGTAATCGCAGGCAAAAAGATTTCATGCAATGTCTATATTACAGAACTTCGAACCTAAGACAAGGCTCAAAATACTGAATCGGAATTACTCCTCAACAAAAACGGGAACCGGATTTCCTTCTACCAGATATTTATTCTTTTATCTTCAGGCACAAACATTTTATCACCTTCCTTCACATTGAAGGCGGTATAGAAGGGTGTAAAGTTCATTAACGGGGCGAGCACCCGGTATATGCTGGGCGAATGAGGATCCGTCGCCACCTGCTGTCGCAATGATGCATCTGTTACTTTTCTTCTCCAGCTTTGGGCAAAAGACAAAAAGAAACGCTGATCGGGAGTAAAGCCATCTATCCTTGACGTATCCTTGCCTTCCTTCGTCAGCTTAAAGGCATCGTAAGCTATTGCAATACCTCCTAAATCCGCAGTATTTTCTCCCTGGGTTAACCTGCCGTTTACATGTAAAGAATCGAGTACAGTAAAGCTATCGTAGAGCTTAATTACCTGCTCCCCTTTTGCTTTGAATTTCTCATAATCTTCTTTCATCCACCAGTCTTTCAGGTTTCCATTTTTATCATACTGCGCTCCCTGATCATCGAAACCATGCGTCATCTCATGACCGATCACCATTCCTATTCCTCCGTAATTCATTGCATCATCCGCTTCCGCATCAAACATGGGGAACTGTAATATTCCTGCAGGAAAAACAATTTCGTTCCCGGTAGGATTATAGTATGCATTGTTTGTGGGAGGTGTCATTCCCCATTCAGCAGGATCTACCGGTTTGCCTATCTTATTCACTTCATAATCGTATTCATTTTTTCCACAGCTCATAAGATCATTAAAATAGTTATGCCGGTCAATAGTAATATTGCTGTAGTCTCTCCACTTGTCCGGGTATCCTACCTTTTTATGGAAGGTATACAACTTTTCTTTCGCCTTTTT
The window above is part of the Chitinophagales bacterium genome. Proteins encoded here:
- a CDS encoding DUF1330 domain-containing protein → MAAYVIVEVSIHDFKQYEEYKKLTPAAIAAFDGRFVVRGGQSETLEGNWQPERMVILEFPTVERAKEWWSSELYSKAKAIRQRSANTKMIVVPGA